ATTAATGTTTTATCTAAAATGATTGagtttaacttaaaaaaatttatattgtcaATAAATAACAGTCAATCATATGCATCATTTTAAGAGTAGTTAAGAtcaaagtcaattttttttttttatttgatggttatgattgattgataatataaaaaatctgTAAATTGATGATGTGCATATAAAttcaaatccaaaatatttatttgtttcaaattatgtcactttaaaatatcaatttaatttttaaatacttcTCCTTACTACTTTACTATTACGACTACTTTCAactatttcaattaataatgtaaataatttagttttaataactaatatttaaaaaaaaatgcattgcCTATATAGACATTTTTAATGGGTGAGagggaataaaaataaataaataaatattagttggTGTCCAAAAAGGCTAATGTAGTGTAGCAGTGTGGGTGGGTGGGTGGGGGGACCATAATATAGGAAACATGGGTAAGGTTGAGGATAAAAGAGTAGGAAGACCACCCCAACACATTGATTAgtttcaaatatagaaaaaCACTATGGGCAAATTCTAAGGTCCTTCATTGATGGTTCACCATGGACCGTACTTAACAACTATACTCGTATGAGACAGTGATCTGATTTGGTGTCGGTTTGACTAGATGAGTTTCGAGCGATgcatttagttttttttcttcttattgaACTAATTTCGTACGTGTTTAAGCCGTAAAGACCAAGAGGACCATTCTAAAAAATGTCATCAATCTTTGTTAGAGATTTTTGTGACTTTTAAGTATTGGTGAACAGTGCATAAGCAATTTTAGTGTTCACCAATACCATAACGTTACTACAAATGAAATAAACACACATAAAAACCTAATGTTAATACaacatttatatgttttttgtAATACTTCGGTGATGTTAATACTTAATACAAAATCTAAATCATAAAAATGTACCctaaaactattaaaaatatcCAAAAAGTCTTGAACATGATACTATATGACAAATTGACAACAACACACACTGTACATTTTGTATATGGTTTCAAAAAAAGATAGCTACTACTACTAGTTTGTAATTTTTGCATATGTAAATGAAAATAGAAGCAATGATGCTGTGACATatcttaattgattaattagttaAGTTTGATTGATAAGTTACACTTGCTAATTGACTATATACATATCTTGAATATAATTAACTCTCTCTATTATCATATTCATTCAATTTACTattctctatttttcttttatctataacttgaataaaaaattctaataaatgCATAATTTGAAAAACGTAAGAGAGAATGTCGGTGACTCACAGCTAACAAGCTCATAGTTTCATCAGCATTCAGTTGCAACCTCACCATCCTAGAGCTTCGTGGCGAATCAACATTCACAAAACTCAAATTCGAAAACCTAAACGCGTTAAGCGAGTAACCAAGCACGTCCAATCCACGCGCCCAAAACGGCTTATTCGTCTTCCCTTCAGGAATCAGATCCTCAATCGCCAAATTCACCTTCGCTTCTCTTCCGTCACCGCCATTTCTACCAGCGACAAGCCGCAACAGTTCCTTCAGCAGCGCAACCGCCGCAGCACGGTCGCACGATGACGTATGCAAACGGAGAAACACCGCGAACCGTTCTTCGCTAATCGTGTAACTGCTGGCGTACATAACGTCAGCGTCTCCTTCCTTAGGATCGCGCCACGTGTCACGGTTCATCTCGTGTTCGAGTAGAGCGTGGAAAGGGTCGATGAGATCGTTGGTTTGGGATTGGAGGATTTGGGAGGTTGATTGGAGATCGAACGATTGGATTTGGACGCTGGGATTCGGGGGTGTTACGAATTGGAAAGTGTTGGTTGTGTGGTCGAAGTGGATCTTTGAGCGGAGGATAGGATGGGAAATTTGGAGTTTGTGGAGTGCATTTTGGAGAAGAGGGATTTGTGGAGGTTTAGAGAGAAGGAGACTTAGGACGGTGGAGCCGGTGCCGCCTGGAACGGCTTTGCACCAACCGTATTCGGTGCCGCCGACGGGTCGGATAGTGGGCGTTTGTTGATTAAGATTCTCGCTATCGGGTTCTTGGGCCATGGTGCTATCTGGTTGTAGTGAATTAGAAGGAGAAGAGAGTGGAGTGTGTAATGAATGCTTCCGCACAGCACAGCACAGCGAGTTAAAATACACCGGCGCATCAGTCTCTAGCTCTTACGGATgacaattttgttttcaaaaattaattataattttggtctatttattttaattaaattataaaagtagttcttctattttatttcttctcaattttgatttaaaataaaattttagttcaaaatttgataaaatttcatttttttatttatttaaatcacacaatgcctcaagattTTTTGGTGCAACAATTTTACCTGAAATCTACgattataaatggtgtggtatgatttgaaaaaatgaaacttcatcagattttggaccaaaattctgtttgtgaccaaaaattgagagaaataaaatggggagACTACTTTTACGATTCtgctaaaataggaggaccaaaactgcaattaaacattttttaaagaaataaaaaaataacttattttagagtaaaaaaatcacttttttattactattataaagTATGAATTagacatattttaatatacttttctATATTTAGATTATCAACAAATGATTTAAGATTTTGAATCTTTTCAATTCTAGTCtctgttaattttttatatttattttaattttatgttttttttctaattttttcatTACATCAAAAGTTTACATCATAAAGATCATGCATGCAAAGTTTTATACAAAGataaaatcatttgatatataattgagatacattaaaatttatattttatgcatttttattgAACATCGTTTATCTTTGtaaatttcaataatatattaaatgattttagatttgtgtaaaattttacatatGATCTATGTGATATAAACTTTCGATCCaacgaaaaaataaaataaaaaaacgtaaaattaagataaatagAGATGATTGACAGCGattaatgaaaatttagatCGAGAAGATGTTGAAAAAAccctaataacgttgtgctcaacaatccatgtcaattacatgatgaatagccaaaggcggaagcgtacctgtgggaattaccattaatgaaatcctgagatgatgatgatagagccaatgggttgggtgatcttcctcagcaaaacaccctgaagaccttgctctcttgatggggatagagagaaccagagagttttctcctttagggttttgaaactgaatagtcttgttgtgtttgccttggggaccattacccctatatataactattattagttatatcccaaattgcagtatttccaattcagcccctcattaaattagaaactgtctggtatctacactattaattttcataactattatgctctttagccatgaactattatatattatttgacccctagtttattggctaattatataatgaccctaacacactttattaattaattacatatgtgacccataaatcttacaatctcccactggtcacacatgtatccttaggagtgtgttagactttatgacgtcaaaaatgtcattataattaccttgagtataatccaaattgtcccgtccattaatcatatcagcacatggaaccaatgaggctttcgtcataataagcataactaaacccatcaatgatcacccgtactgacacaactaaatgacatagacccattatgaaaagtgtagcatgaaaattacatgaagttggtcaatgcatgtcaattttcaactggtcctactttatcgaatgagatcataccataacttaaatgtacaaagtaaccaaaaactgaatactttaaactttatttctgatcagaaagtccaaatacaatgtatttgtactttacaattaaacatagaacatgaattacataatggacgaaactcccactaaaatcaagattcctcaaactgtagcacacccatgtgagcagtatgctcatgaaagaccttgggtggtagacctttagtgagtggatccgcaatcatggagtttgtccttaagtgttctatggatatctgtccactttgtaccttctctttaacaactaggaacttaatgtcaatgtgctttgacttggttgagctcctattattgttagaatacaggactgctgatctattgtcacaatacaacttgagtggtctttcaatcccttcaactatttgcagccccgtgacaaaatttctcagccaaatgccctggtcagatgcctcatgaattgctacgaattctgctgccatggttgatgaagcagtaagaccttgcttggcactacgccaagaaactgctccaccagctaacagaaagacatagcctgaagttgatcttaagctgtcttggcatcccgcaaaatccgagtcagagtacccagtgatctctaactggtctgacctcctatatgtgagcatgtagtttcttgttctcttcaaatatctcatgaccctcttggctgctttccaatggtcaagacctggattgcttaaatatctgcctaaaatccctactatgaacgctatgtctggacgcgtacatacttgggcatacataagactccctacagctgaagcataagggatcttttgcatttcttgaatttccaaacttcccttagggcactgtttgagactaaacttgtctcccttagcaactggggtgtcccctggtttgcaatcctgtaacccaaaccttttgagaaccttatcgatatagctcttttgtgacaatccaagaatacctcgagatctgtctcggtgtatctgaattcctaatacaaaagaggcgtcaccaagatctttcatctcaaaatgctttgatagaaatttcttagtttcgtgcaacatgcctatatcgttagtggcaagcagtatgtcatcaacatacaagaccaggaaaatatgtctgctcccactgaacttatgatacacacaatcatcaactgtattcatctcaaaaccaaatgagagaattacttgatgaaatttatggtaccattgacgagaagcttgttttagcccataaatggattttcttagtttgcacaccatattctttgggtctcccaacacaaagttttctggctgcaccatatagatcgtctcatcaatgtcgccattgagaaaagctgtttttacatccatttgatgaagctccaaattaaagtgagcaacaagagccatgattattcttaaagagtccttcgatgaaaccggagagaaagtctctttataatcaatcccttccttttgagtataacccttagctacaagacgtgccttatatctctccacattaccattggaatcccgcttggttttaaaaatccatttgcaaccaatgggtttctttccttcaggtaatgggataagttcccaaactgaattgtcttgcatagacttgtactcctcattcattgcttcgatccacttatctgaacgagaatcttgcatggcttgatgaaagttgactgggtcgtcttccgtcatgccaacattttcctctacctcattgataaatactacataatcatccgaaatagcatttttcctttctctagtggatctccgcaatggagctggctcttgaggcacttgttcttgaggatcttgaatttgatctggattttgttcttcctgaacaaccagatcatcttgagtttgttcaataatgggaaagtcaattggtggaagaatcagttctggaattgttaccgattcttcctcaaagacaaaatctttaaccttaatcttccccccaaactcaatatcctcaaagaacgttgccgttcccgtctcaaaaattgttctcaaattaggatcataaaatttatagccccttgatttttctgagtaccctataaaatagctgctaattgttcggggttcaaatttcttttcattcggcctataaggccttgcctcagctggacatccccaaacatgaaggtgcttcagactaggcttacgcccaatccaaagctcataaggtgttttagccgctgccttagttggtactctattaagaatgtatgctgctgtttttaatgcctctccccagagtgactctggcaaggtggaatgacaaatcatactccttaccatatccttaagagtcctgtttcgtctttcagctacaccattcatgctgggtgaccccggcatagtgtattgtgggacgattccacattcctctaggtatttggcaaatggtcccggacgttgttcacctgaaccgtcatatctgccgtagtattcaccaccacgatcagatttgacctttttaattcttttattaagttgattctcaacttctgccttaaaggatttgaacacgtctattgattgggacttttcgtgaattaggtaaaggtaggcatatctagaataatcgtctatgaatgatataaaatattgttgaccattccaagaaggagttggaaatggcccacagatgtccgtatgtatcaattctaagacgtctgtagctctatatgcgcctaatttcttatctttagtctgttttcctttaatgcatgctacacaaacgttaaagtctgt
The genomic region above belongs to Cicer arietinum cultivar CDC Frontier isolate Library 1 chromosome 4, Cicar.CDCFrontier_v2.0, whole genome shotgun sequence and contains:
- the LOC101494882 gene encoding uncharacterized protein; the protein is MAQEPDSENLNQQTPTIRPVGGTEYGWCKAVPGGTGSTVLSLLLSKPPQIPLLQNALHKLQISHPILRSKIHFDHTTNTFQFVTPPNPSVQIQSFDLQSTSQILQSQTNDLIDPFHALLEHEMNRDTWRDPKEGDADVMYASSYTISEERFAVFLRLHTSSCDRAAAVALLKELLRLVAGRNGGDGREAKVNLAIEDLIPEGKTNKPFWARGLDVLGYSLNAFRFSNLSFVNVDSPRSSRMVRLQLNADETMSLLAGCKSRGIKLCGALAAAGMIAAWTSKHLPDHQTEKYAVVTLIDCRPILDPVLSSNNCGFYHSAILNTHDVCGETLWELAKRSYTSFANAVKCNKHFSDMSDLNFLMCKAIDNPGLTPSSSLRTALISVFEDLVVDDSTEMHEELGLVDYVGCSSAHGVGPSLAIFDTVRNGKLDCACIYPSPLHSREQIQGIVDDMKRILVNGCKSENQ